The DNA segment AAGGGatacaacttatttttcattctttttttattatttttgttaatttttcacaattatattttttattattatatttttcatctcaaattttttaaatgaaaaaaatgagaataaattaaatttttataatttattctaatttatcaccaaataaaatatataaacataaaattttatatttctgtccattaatatcttatcttattatatttttaatgttttgtcATATcctgtttttaaaaataaacgcAGCCTTTTATGACTTGACACGCGTCTGCGCTTAGCCGCTTATGAAGTAGTTGATCATAAACATGATGCTGGTAATTACTAATTAGTGGGAAATGTCGTTAGAGTAACAATCTTCATTGCTTTCATTTCGGTCTTACTTGTAAGTTATAATATACTTGAGTATGTTAcacttttagtttaaattttgacGGCGAAAATAATACTTTGACAAAGTACCAAGGATACGACTATACATGTGCGTAtataaagatttgaattttaaaattcaaactcaaaattttaagGGATCAACACGTTAGTAAGCACAGGATTTGGTGGTCCAGAACCTTTAGACTATTTAGTGGTCTAagtagaaaatatatttttagagttttttatcAATTGTTACGTAGTtcttgaactaattttaattacaaattaatttcatatattttatttaattataaaaataattttttattttataaattattattttatcaattatcaattatatttattaacaatcaaatacaaaaataacaaccaattatatcctccattcatcataataattccaattgattataaaattaactttgATCTTGTTACGTTCGTCCATGGCTTCCAAAtcatgtttccttgaaattcaatcgattggtttttcaaaacaatcgattgaatgataactcaatcgattggtttacactatatcacaaaacaatcgattgaaagttgTAAGGTAGAATGGTNNNNNNNNNNNNNNNNNNNNNNNNNNNNNNNNNNNNNNNNNNNNNNNNNNNNNNNNNNNNNNNNNNNNNNNNNNNNNNNNNNNNNNNNNNNNNNNNNNNNNNNNNNNNNNNNNNNNNNNNNNNNNNNNNNNNNNNNNNNNNNNNNNNNNNNNNNNNNNNNNNNNNNNNNNNNNNNNNNNNNNNNNNNNNNNNNNNNNNNNNNNNNNNNNNNNNNNNNNNNNNNNNNNNNNNNNNNNNNNNNNNNNNNNNNNNNNNNNNNNNNNNNNNNNNNNNNNNNNNNNNNNNNNNNNNNNNNNNNNNNNNNNNNNNNNNNNNNNNNNNNNNNNNNNNNNNNNNNNNNNNNNNNNNNNNNNNNNNNNNNNNNNNNNNNNNNNNNNNNNNNNNNNNNNNNNNNNNNNNNNNNNNNNNNNNNNNNNNNNNNNNNNNNNNNNNNNNNNNNNNNNNNNNNNNNNNNNNNNNNNNNNNNNNNNNNNNNNNNNNNNNNNNNNNNNNNNNNNNNNNNNNNNNNNNNNNNNNNNNNNNNNNNNNNNNNNNNNNNNNNNNNNNNNNNNNNNNNNNNNNNNNNNNNNNNNNNNNNNNNNNNNNNNNNNNNNNNNNNNNNNNNNNNNNNNNNNNNNNNNNNNNNNNNNNNNNNNNNNNNNNNNNNNNNNNNNNNNNNNNNNNNNNNNNNNNNNNNNNNNNNNNNNNNNNNNNNNNNNNNNNNNNNNNNNNNNNNNNNNNNNNNNNNNNNNNNNNNNNNNNNNNNNNNNNNNNNNNNNNNNNNNNNNNNNNNNNNNNNNNNNNNNNNNNNNNNNNNNNNNNNNNNNNNNNNNNNNNNNNNNNNNNNNNNNNNNNNNNNCTTAGTGGTCCAAGtagaaaaatatgtttttagagttttttttattaattgctaCGTAGtttttgaactaattttaattacaaatcaaccccatatattttatttaattataaaaatagttttttattttataaattattattttatcaattatctattatatttattaacaatcaaatacaaaaataacaaccaattatatcctccattcatcataataatttaaattgtttataaaattaactttgATCTTGTTACGTTCGTCCATGGCTTCCAAAtcatgtttccttgaaattcaatcgattggtttttcaaaacaatcgattgaatgataactcaatcgattggtttacactatatcacaaaataatcgattgaaagttgtaaggtagaatggtaaaaagcttataccaatcgattgtttatattttccaatcgaatgaatgcctcaaaacaatcgattgttgttgttactcaatcgattgaattcacgaaaacaacatggatttgccaaatacaatcgattggaaagtgatgacattgaagttttagccaaattcaatcgattggaaggTGATGAAGTTGAATGTTTTGCCAATTTCATCGATTGGTAATGgtacataaaatttataaaacgttaatgatattttcttttaaattaatttataaaattttttagatttgtatcttatgaaaagtaaaaaaaaaaaaattatagtagaGTAAAACTTAGCTGAAACCAAATAACATAGTATAACACACATCTTtgatcaatattaaaaaaaatagcctAATTATGTacataaaatcctaaaaaatacaGTTCTATCTTTTTTCCATTAccaattgattgaaattggcaaaacattcaacttcatcacattccaatcgattggattatattaccaatcgattgaatttggctaaaacttcaatgtcatcactttccaatcgattgtatttggcaaatccatgttgttttcgtgaattcaatcgattgttttgaggCATTCATTTGAttggaaagtataaacaatcAATTGGTATAAGCTTTTTACCATTCTATCTTAcaactttcaatcgattgttttgtgatatagtgtaaaccaatcgattgagttatcattcaatcgattgttttgaaaaACCAATCAATTGAATTTCAAGGAAACACGATTTGAAAGCCATGGACGAACGTAACGAGatcaaagttaattttttaatcaattgggATTACTAGGATGAATGGAGGATATAAttggttgttatttttgtatttgattgttaataaatataatagataattgataaaataataatttataaaataaaaaagctttTTCATGTGCTGCTTTGaatctaaaatcctaaaaaaaaattgatttaaaatattataatgttattatattagcacaacactttatttttgtatgataaatataagtacatttttatataaagtatttaaagtatataaaaatgtactcctattatataaaaaatatttaaaaagtcattaaatttttatatgttattaaaatttaataaatacaagtacatttttatatgttatttttaagattacgtagcaattgataaaaaaattctaaaaacatgttttttactTGAAACACTAAATAGTCCAAAAGTTCCTGGACCACCGAATCCTGTGCCACGTTAGTAGATAGAAAACTATGTTGTACTTGTAGCTATAATTTCTTTCTGAATTTTAAACGGTAAGCACTGAAAAGTCTACTTATTTGTCTTAATTTAACTCGAATTAGAGTATTTACAACATTGGTTAAATGGAAGGTAAATTtgtctttttcattttcatttttaccGGTCTTTTCAattaaagggaaaaaaaagaggTAATGAAAGTAACTTTGTATCTTTCAATTGTATAAAATAGGAGTCacttacataaatatatataaaacgttttttttaaatattttttaataattaaaatttaacacacataatcaattaaatcgtattaatttttgttaaaattaaatctgataaattaatttaatcaaaaaatgataaaccaaattttgaattggtctaaattaatattatttttttataaaaaataactacaatacttttattataaaaaatgactaaaatatttttattatatatattaatttaaaaaattctaaatgatTCCAATATAAAATAACGATTATTCTATAAAAGTTTAATTGATTATCTTACTAACATAGCTTGTTTTCAAGTAATTTCATCCAGTTATAAAGTGGAAGATTTTGCCACGCGAAAACTTCCTAGAATGAACACAAAAGAAAAGTAGCACGTAATTGTCTTTATATAAGAAGTAAACAGAAAAGATTGATTGAACCAAAATTCCATCAAAGCTCGCCAGCAAAAAAGAATATGACATTTGATGAGTCTCTTTGTTTTGGATTTATCTTAATGGAGTGTAATTGTTTTCTACGTGCTCCACAAGTGGGTTGGTCtcacgattttttttttctaatattagattattaagaatgaattttttaaaaatagccTAAATTATGTGTTATAGGTtgttgtatttttataaaacctctcctttcatattttaataaatatttttttttgtaaaacatCACcgatattttatctttttataagaaaaatatatattatttttttacaaattattactATAACAGTGTAAAACattaaaatcatcaaatattttcatatttcacattaaaattatttatatataaaaaaattagccttGGTCCCACAacttcattttaaaaataaactatctaattaattttagtttgctCCTTCTTTAGGTTTGTAAATGAATAAACTGTATGCATAGTTATATTagtaataaaatatgaaattccaCGGTATAAAAACATTTGTAAGATAAATTACTAAATATTTTGTTCTTAGAATATGTTTCTTTGTGAGAAAAATATGCATGATATATTTATTTGTCGAATGTGTGAACTTGAGGTATAACAAAGCTGATTTGTCATGTattatcaaaacaaaattattaaatataatcatcatcacatcaTCTCGTTGAgtgataatataaaatttcttttgaTATTCAAGCATCTTTTATATGGCCATACATTATTTAGagatagtagattttttttttcttatatctGCCCTACGGTCATATTAGAATATTAGATAGAGATTCGGTTTAactctttttctaaaaaatactttgaaTAGTaacaaacttttattttattatttttatatcattttaatagAGAGTAAATAAATATCACTTTGAAATCTAAGAAGATTCAAGTATGATATAAACGAATTTCAGAATAAGTAggtatattatatatttcatGAGCAGATAGAGACACAGTTTCCTACTTACCTCTCATAATTTATATGTTACTAAATTAAAAGGatttgttatattaattttgatcCGATTAAGGGTCACTTtagattgatttaaaaaaaaaagtatttgaagaaaatctcatgccctaaactgttcaagctgtgatgttgatggtttgatgaatcagaagggattaagagagggagagagataggTTCTTTTCATTGttggagagaatgaaaaatcccccttaaaaaatatttgttgagttattacaccttatatactatgtactttttttatgtactctcactaaaaaataattacaatagtaaacctattattgataaagaaataatctaggtaacacCCTCCCGCAAGGTAGAATTGTGTAAATCTAACAATCCTAGCTTGGAAACATTGGTAAGAAAAGGACCCGGTGGCAGAACTTTGGCAAGAAAATCAGCAAGTTGATCCTTGGAACGAACTGGCATAAGATGAATGAGATCAGACAAATGCTTTTTACGAACAATGTGGCAGTCCACTTCAATGTGTTTAGTTCTTTCATGAAAAATGGGATTATTGGCAATGTGAATGGCTGACTGGTTGTCACAGAATAGAGTGATAGACTTTTGAAGCGGCAAGCCAATGAAATCCATTAAGAAAGATAACCAACTAGCTTCACAAGCAGCAACAGCAAGAGACCTATATTCAGCTTCTGCAGAGGACTTGGCAAACTGTGGTTTGCTTTTTACTCTTCCAGCTAATGAGTGAGTTCCCAAGCATGAAGCAATAATCGGAAACGGAGCGACGAGTATCGGCACAGGTAGCCCAGTCAGCATCGGCAAATCCAGTGAGATGCAGATTAGAaatagaggagaagaagagaccaGTTGCAGGTCGGCCTTTTAAATATCGGAGTACACCATGGATCTTCTCAGAGATTTTGGTTATCTAGATTGCAAGCCTCTCTCTACTCTATTTGATTATAGTCAGAAACTTTCAAAGGAATCAAGTACCATTTTAACAGACAACACTGTTTACAGATAGCTCATCGGCCGACTCCTTTACCTCACAAATactagattattatttttttaaaatatctttttttaacagataaaaattattttatatttgataagaactttttaaaaaagaattttaagtattaaaaatttcttttatttttgcttttctaAAAACAAGGTATCggtaattttagaaaaaataaataatttattttttaaataaaaatatttttttaaagacgtatctaaattgattttaaattaaataaaagtattttatttaaaaaaatattttttttactaaaaaagtCAATCCAAATTAGTACTAATAAATTTAAGATattctataataatttttaaagtaatacttaaattttatattcatttaaataagcgtaaaaaattcaaatagttatatatgtaataattgATTGGTCTCGTAGACTAAAAGATAAAGtgtgaaataagaaaaatagaataTCCTAATAATTAccataaatcaaattaaatctaatgcaaatttaattatttagttttttagtATAAACTATTGGAGTGTAATTTTTTTCTGGAAAAGTCTTAAGTCTCAACACAAAGCCAAAGCCATGAAATTGATTGATAAATGGGGTCCTTTCTTTTACCAAGTCCATGAGGGAGACAGACAGAGACACAATGTTATGTTATGATTTGTGAATTCATGAAATGATTATAATTTAGCAAATAAAGTCAAGTCACGGGGGCATTATTGCAATTGCATCCAAAACTTCCATCATCTCATGGAATATCATATCGCCTCATGTGTATTCCAACCattctttatataaaatttatcatgTCCTTAACTCTAAGGACTACTAACATTTATTATATGCTgctatcttctttcttcttcccttggTCAGCAGTCACCCCTGCACCTCTGctgtaataataaattaataaccttctcttttatttaatactaTTGCTTGCAAACATAAGTTTCTACACTTTctacaacttttttttatttggttaatTGATTTCACTAACAGTAGTGCTACGTTACCAACTTTTTATCTGCCAAAATCTACCAACTTGAGTTGGGCTAGACATGAAACCCATCTATTAAATAAAGTCACGTCTAAGTTAATCATGGTTTAATCCTAATTTATCACGTGTTGGTAATAGTTGGCAGACTCTCTCTTGGTAACGTATACTTTTTCTTTCACTAATCAATCAATTATTGGTATATTAGAGAATAATTTACAACAATTCTTTATCCAACCTATTTAGCATTCTctctattttatattaaatatttctttttgattttatacatgtattaaaagaattttattaaaaatataaacaataaaaaaagaaaaataaaatatctctaatattattttttattaattctttagTCTTTTAAACTTCTGTTTATATAACAGAAGAAAGGACataatagataaaaattaattaatcacttgaaattaaaaaaatgatacttaatttacaataaaaataaaaaaaaacacatttaatgtaaaatagaaaaagtatttATTGACTCGTTGTCCATAGATTAGTACTAAAATGATCAAGTAATAGATAAATTTgtcttttcttcaataatttaATGAAAACTTGAGACTAAAAGAAATAGTCTCTTTCTCTTGAAGTGAATTAGTGAAAAAGTTCATTGTCAAACAATTAGAAACATATAAATGATgtttaaaaacttatttttatcaACAATTTTCCTTATAAATGAACTTGGTTATAAGTTTAATCtttgaaattataattaaaattgtgGGTTAAATTTATCAATGTCTTTGAAGAGATAACTATCATATATCTCCCTTTCATACAGCCTAGTTGAGGAACTTTATTAAAGCTTGTAACTATTCCACTCTCTACTTTAATCAATTTGAGAACTTGTCTTGCTCTTTCAATTTCTATTTCCACatgttttatacttttaaactccttaaaaaaaactaaatccaCTTGGTTATCAAATTTTACGCTtagaattaaattagataaaagTAAGCTATGTTTCAATATGGTGAAAATTCTTCGTTACCTTTACGtgtgtgaagttgatatttaagaatggttagattttaatttggtaaaaatttaGGGGCAGTCgattttatgtgaagttgataactaaaagtcgttagatgatttaactgatttgactaaattttcatctaacgattctaaactatcaacttcacgttagataatttgactgatttgactaaattttcatctaacggctttcagctatcaacttcacatgacaaactcttgacctttcggatctagaactctaataccataTCATGAACCTACTTATCCCAAAAGCGTAACCTGACaggacaatgtaacactaatggtcatatctctaatacttctaAAACCTtcattgtacatattgtacGTTTAAGCCATTGGCTCCctgtactttttctttttttattttacttttgtaGTTTGACGTgacaatatatttatattcttcattttctttctatgATTTGCAGATAACTAAAACATGGTGAGAATTGAGAAACAATACCAACCACCATTTGTACGAAATGACTTGGATCATAAATCCAATTTCATGAGCTCAGAATCAATGAGTGAAGCAAGTATAAACCAAACTTGAATTATTGTGAACAAACAAACGCGTTCTCATCTATTTTTTGGGGTCCATACTCTCAAACACCAAGCTCCTTTTGCAAGTGCCAGAACGTGGTTTAAGCATAACACCCCACGTTGCTTGTTTCACTTCTTTAGTACCACGACAAGTTCCAAGGTTGTGTTCTTGAGAGCTTGAGATTAAGCTCTTATCAAAGTTCGTTTCTTTAAGGAAAAACTCAATCTGGGtcgttcattttttttaatctgttCTCTTCTGTACATTGATAAACAAGAACTATGAGCAAGAGCTTGAAACTAAGATGGTTCATGGATTTTAATGGAGTTTTGAGGTTTGCGGTGGTGGTGTGTTTGTTACTTCAAAACTTGGGCTTCTGCTACACTTTGAATGAAGAAGGTAGTGAAATATTTTGAGCTTGTGATGAAACCTTTGAAATATTCAATTCTTCTTTAGGTACCTTTGACAAAATGCTGAGAAGTGaaactttttcctttttttttttaatatgtgcAGGTAAAGCTCTTTTGAAGTTGAGGGAGAGAATAGTGAGTGACCCTTTTGGTGCTTTGTCAAATTGGTATGATGATGAAGCAGTTTTTGACCCTTGTAATTGGTTTGGTGTTGAGTGTTCAGATGGAAGAGTAGTGGCCTTGTAAGTGCTGATTCTGTATTCTCTGTTATTTTGTGTTCTTCATAATTTATTTCCTGAAACAGAAATAAGGAATTAAGAGAATGTAATATTCTCTTTTAGTGAGTGTGtatgtttttcatttttcatttggTTCATGAAATGAAACATCCAAGTTCTGTTTTCTACTCTATTCTTAATGTCTATGTTGaattcatcatgttcttcatAGGAATCTGAAAGATCTTTGCCTTGGAGGAACTCTTGCACCTGAGTTAGTCAACCTTGTTCACCTAAAGTCCATGTAAGAAAACTGTTTGTTACTCACTCTCTTGCATCATCTATGCAGTTCCTTGCTAATTGTTGAGTATGATGCAGTATTTTGAGGAACAACTCGCTCTCCGGCATCATCCCCAAAGAAATTGAAGAGTTGAAAGAGTTGGAGGTTTTGGATTTGGGATACAACAACTTGAGTGGACATATACCTATTGGTCTTGGGAGTAATATCTCACTGTCAATCCTGTAGGGATCATAATAATGCTCTTAGAACAAGTACTCTATCTTCAATATTGAACTTGTACCACTATGTTGTTAACTTCTTCGTATTGCAGTTTGTTGGACAACAATGAGTTTCTTGTGAGTTTCACCCCCGAAATCGATGAACTGAAGATGCTTTCGGAAAGTCAAGTAGATAAAAAGCAGCTAGTTGATGCAGCTAAAAGGCCTGCTTGTACAACAAGATCCTTCTCATGGTATGTTATTTGATCAATTGAAAAGTGATCATTCTATCTTAGTAAATGTCTTAACActttgttttggtttgtttcAAGGGATGTAAATGTTGATCAAAACACTGGGATCAGGAGTCTACTGCAAAGTCCTATATCGAAACACTTTCATGCCGGCAAAGATAGCTATAATCGTGTATATAATCAACCACTTAGTAGCCCTGCTTCATCACCAGCTTCCCCTAGACAAAATGCTTCTAATCCTCCTCCTTCCAAGTCTGAAGTAACATCTAGAAGTTCCACTTCGAAAAATCATCGAGTTCCAGTTGAGATTGGAGTCATAGGTGGTGCTGCATTGCTTCTTATTACATGCATTGGAATATTTCTCTGCAAGATCAACAAGGTGACTAATGTTAGACCTTGGGCCACAGGACTAAGTGGACAGCTTCAGAAGGCATTCGTAACCGGTAAATAACTAACTATTGTTAAAGATATAACCATTCATGTTGCCTCCTCCTATCAGCTTAAGCTTAATATCTTAATTCATGACATGCTTAGTGTTTTTTCATTTTCAGGTGTGCCAAAGCTAAAGAGAACAGAGATTGAAGCAGCATGTGAAGATTTTAGTAATGTAATTGGTACTTCACCCATTGGCACAATGTATAAAGGGACTTTGTCTAGTGGTGTTGAAATAGCAGTAGCTTCTGTTTCGGTA comes from the Arachis duranensis cultivar V14167 chromosome 7, aradu.V14167.gnm2.J7QH, whole genome shotgun sequence genome and includes:
- the LOC107496969 gene encoding probable inactive receptor-like protein kinase At3g56050, with product MSKSLKLRWFMDFNGVLRFAVVVCLLLQNLGFCYTLNEEGKALLKLRERIVSDPFGALSNWYDDEAVFDPCNWFGVECSDGRVVALNLKDLCLGGTLAPELVNLVHLKSIILRNNSLSGIIPKEIEELKELEVLDLGYNNLSGHIPIGLGSNISLSILLLDNNEFLVSFTPEIDELKMLSESQVDKKQLVDAAKRPACTTRSFSWDVNVDQNTGIRSLLQSPISKHFHAGKDSYNRVYNQPLSSPASSPASPRQNASNPPPSKSEVTSRSSTSKNHRVPVEIGVIGGAALLLITCIGIFLCKINKVTNVRPWATGLSGQLQKAFVTGVPKLKRTEIEAACEDFSNVIGTSPIGTMYKGTLSSGVEIAVASVSVTSSKDWSRNLEAQFRNKIDMLSKVNHRNFVNLIGYCDEEEPFTRMMVFEYAPNGTLFEHLHIREAEHLDWETRLRIAAGTAYCLQHLHQLEPSMTLTNLNSSVIHLTEDNAAKISDFSFSYETASAETKSWGKRHIDMAPATLESNVHSFGTMLLEMVTGKACYSVDSINGLIENWATQYLEGDEALKEVVDPTLACYQDDQLEQVAALIKCCCNSESEKRPTMKQVSVRLREITKLAPEAAVPRLSPLWWAELEISNADAI